The following is a genomic window from Patescibacteria group bacterium.
TCCAGTCCCATTAATCTTGTAATAGTGAGTGGTAATGATTTTAATAAATTAACCAATTGCTTGCGTTCCGACTTGCTGATGCTGTGTACTTTTTTTTCCGGATCAATTTGAGGTAGCAGCGACAGAATTACCGGCCCGGTTCCCGGTGGAACAATCGATTTAATCACATTAACCAGAGCTTTGTTTTTATTTTCGTCAAAGATTGCCGTAATATGCTTATCCAGTTTTCCAAGATCTATGTGCGGGTACAGATCGATGCCAGCGGTTACTTTACCATCGTACAGCAAATCTGCCACTTTACCCGATGAATTAAGGATTATCGGTCCGGATATGCCGAAATGGGTGCAAAGGACTCGGCCTTTTATTGAAAAAGCCTTTTTTCCGTCTGTAAAAAATGTGATTTTAGCATCATCCAGCGCCACGCCGGCCAATTTTTTTATCCATTTATCCTGTACTGCCAGCGGAACAATAGTAGGTGTCGGTTCGGCCACTTTACATCCGAGTTTTGACAGCCAAAGAAAACCGTCTCCAGTGGAACCGGTTTCAGGATGGGATTTTCCGCCCGTTGCCAAAATGTAAGTTCTAGCAGAAATTACGCGGCCATCAACCTTTATCCCTTCAATTTGATTATTCTCGACAATGAAATTATCAACCTTACTGTTTGTTTGCACAGTGACCCCGTGTTTTTTCATATAGCGTTCCAGGGCGCGAATGACATC
Proteins encoded in this region:
- a CDS encoding aminoacetone oxidase family FAD-binding enzyme, with translation MEKKYDVIVIGGGASGMMAAGRAAERGRRVLLLEKNSQLGMKLALTGGGRCNICNAQENHKILLKKYGSAERFLYSPFSQFGVKDTFDFFTGLGLPLKVEANQRAFPKTENATDVIRALERYMKKHGVTVQTNSKVDNFIVENNQIEGIKVDGRVISARTYILATGGKSHPETGSTGDGFLWLSKLGCKVAEPTPTIVPLAVQDKWIKKLAGVALDDAKITFFTDGKKAFSIKGRVLCTHFGISGPIILNSSGKVADLLYDGKVTAGIDLYPHIDLGKLDKHITAIFDENKNKALVNVIKSIVPPGTGPVILSLLPQIDPEKKVHSISKSERKQLVNLLKSLPLTITRLMGLERAVVVDGGLSIREVEARTMQSRKYNNLYVTGDLLHISRPSGGYSLQLCWTTAWVAGSNA